A region from the Pontixanthobacter aestiaquae genome encodes:
- a CDS encoding LysR family transcriptional regulator, producing MKRTHLPLNALRVYDAAARHLSFTRAADELAVTPAAVGQQIRALEDHLGTVLFRRTSKGLELTPEGCAGLDSLREGFLRFEESVQAMQAGQASDSYTIAAPREFYAQWLAPRLAEFRKDNPEIRYQLVEDENADFTEANLDAAIRLIDGPGDLHGVELAPAQRVVVSIDSAPDTWINWPGAPLPEGAEATVEVGNAGQALSSAMAGMGKAILPYLLVSEAVDAGRLNILEGPDEGRRAYWLVAPPPQWRQKKVKALVAFLKGE from the coding sequence CGTCTACGACGCAGCGGCGCGGCATCTGTCCTTTACCCGTGCGGCGGACGAATTGGCGGTGACGCCGGCGGCTGTTGGCCAGCAGATTCGCGCGCTGGAAGATCATCTTGGAACGGTGCTGTTCCGCCGGACCAGTAAGGGGCTGGAGCTAACGCCTGAAGGCTGCGCAGGTCTTGATTCCCTGCGTGAAGGCTTTCTGCGTTTTGAAGAAAGCGTGCAGGCAATGCAGGCGGGTCAGGCAAGCGACAGCTATACTATCGCTGCGCCGCGCGAATTCTACGCGCAGTGGCTTGCGCCGCGGCTAGCTGAATTCCGCAAAGACAATCCAGAGATCCGCTATCAGCTGGTCGAGGATGAGAACGCTGATTTCACCGAGGCCAATCTGGACGCGGCAATCCGGCTGATCGACGGGCCGGGCGATCTGCACGGGGTCGAACTGGCCCCAGCGCAGCGCGTGGTCGTTTCTATCGATAGCGCGCCCGATACTTGGATTAACTGGCCGGGTGCACCTTTACCCGAAGGCGCGGAGGCGACGGTCGAAGTCGGCAATGCGGGCCAGGCGCTCAGTTCCGCGATGGCGGGTATGGGCAAAGCAATTCTGCCCTATCTGCTGGTATCTGAAGCAGTTGACGCAGGCCGTTTGAACATTCTCGAAGGCCCCGATGAAGGCCGCCGCGCCTATTGGTTGGTCGCTCCGCCGCCGCAGTGGCGCCAGAAGAAAGTCAAAGCACTGGTCGCTTTTCTTAAGGGCGAATGA
- a CDS encoding GNAT family N-acetyltransferase: MMTLPPTPTLETERFIMRKLVKDDAPALWPTLSSDEHCRYLTRAAFASLEELEGWLLDPDWNGRSWCAVDRQTGEIAARLVAVPVSEATAEIGYITVADRQGEGIAGECTRRLIAHLFECESHHRLTAGTDPRNNASNALLKRFGFRREAHMIESCKTHLGWCDEYFWGLLKREWGR, from the coding sequence ATGATGACCCTTCCGCCAACTCCCACGCTGGAGACAGAGCGGTTTATCATGCGCAAATTGGTGAAGGACGATGCGCCAGCCTTGTGGCCGACGCTGTCGTCTGACGAGCATTGCCGATATCTGACGCGCGCAGCGTTTGCGTCGCTGGAAGAACTTGAAGGTTGGCTGCTTGATCCTGACTGGAATGGCCGCAGTTGGTGTGCAGTGGATCGTCAGACAGGCGAAATTGCCGCGCGGCTCGTGGCAGTGCCGGTAAGCGAAGCAACCGCTGAAATCGGCTACATCACGGTCGCTGATCGCCAGGGTGAAGGAATCGCCGGTGAATGCACGCGCCGCCTGATCGCGCATTTGTTTGAATGCGAAAGCCATCACCGGCTGACTGCCGGAACCGACCCGCGTAATAATGCCTCCAACGCACTGCTAAAGCGCTTCGGCTTCCGCCGTGAAGCGCATATGATCGAAAGCTGCAAAACCCATCTGGGATGGTGCGACGAATACTTCTGGGGTTTGCTAAAGCGAGAGTGGGGACGTTAG
- a CDS encoding sterol desaturase family protein has protein sequence MTNRNDTTLMQKIGEHMLDALYFDLSRYVIAAGLLTVLLLVFKRWANNRRIQTKSAKRGDYIREILSSTRTVIVFGITTISTLVLREYGIIQFSLDSVSVGLIAFQFAVIVVAHDAYFYWMHRTLHHKRLFLATHAHHHKSRTPTPWTAYSFATWEAVFEAAFMPLFLLVTSLMGIAYAGWALFFFLWHMIFRNVMAHAGVELFPAGWVDSKWTDWISTTTHHDLHHQAGNSNFGFYFTWWDRMMGTENPRYKEEFRRVAKPIVMSGRPAELASVAAMTMFTTFATLGGGVGLMVA, from the coding sequence ATGACGAACCGCAATGACACGACTCTGATGCAGAAGATCGGCGAGCATATGCTCGACGCATTGTATTTCGACCTCAGCCGTTATGTCATTGCGGCGGGCCTGTTGACGGTTCTTCTGCTGGTGTTCAAGCGCTGGGCGAACAACCGCCGCATACAGACGAAGAGCGCGAAACGCGGCGACTATATCCGCGAGATATTGTCCTCCACCCGAACGGTCATTGTGTTCGGCATCACCACTATCAGCACACTTGTGCTGCGCGAATATGGCATCATTCAATTCTCACTCGACAGCGTTTCGGTTGGCCTGATCGCGTTCCAGTTCGCTGTGATAGTGGTCGCGCATGATGCCTATTTCTACTGGATGCACCGCACGCTGCATCACAAGCGCCTGTTCCTCGCGACGCATGCGCACCACCACAAATCACGCACACCCACGCCGTGGACCGCCTATAGCTTTGCGACTTGGGAAGCCGTGTTCGAAGCGGCCTTCATGCCTTTATTCCTGCTTGTGACCAGCCTGATGGGTATCGCCTATGCTGGCTGGGCGCTGTTCTTTTTCCTGTGGCACATGATCTTCCGCAATGTGATGGCGCATGCCGGTGTCGAACTGTTCCCCGCAGGATGGGTCGACAGCAAGTGGACCGACTGGATTTCGACTACAACGCACCATGATTTGCATCACCAGGCAGGCAATTCGAATTTCGGATTCTACTTCACTTGGTGGGACCGGATGATGGGCACCGAGAACCCGCGCTACAAAGAGGAATTCCGCCGCGTCGCCAAACCGATTGTGATGAGTGGCCGTCCGGCAGAACTCGCGTCGGTAGCGGCGATGACCATGTTTACGACCTTCGCCACGCTCGGCGGCGGTGTCGGGCTGATGGTGGCTTAA
- a CDS encoding endonuclease/exonuclease/phosphatase family protein, whose product MSTEIPKPLKTTAIWLLRLLAVLILAGTAGSMTDANQWWIRMWDFPRLQILIAIVVMAVLLFLFDRMWRPWFSIILLLVACWQFYRIYPYTPLAPEEVAMSTPREAKADGCFKALTFNVLQKNRDYEPTLEMLRREDADVLLLLETDQKWADALAPVLDGYSTVVRQPLDNTYGLIFASRLPASEARVTDLAQKDTPSAFATLSAGGRNFKLIGLHPRPPHMGQDTEERDAEIVMAARHAADSNMPAMAIGDFNDVAWSDTSILFKSIGRFLDPRIGRGTYATFPADKTWLGWPLDHLFVTEEFLITELKVLENVGSDHRPIASTMCLSPGPAIARNEQPEAPTEEDQSEAEDVMEEYREDTKQDAVEGE is encoded by the coding sequence ATGTCCACGGAAATACCAAAACCACTGAAGACCACCGCTATCTGGCTGCTTCGCTTATTGGCCGTGCTGATACTCGCGGGCACGGCGGGCAGCATGACCGACGCCAATCAGTGGTGGATCCGCATGTGGGACTTCCCGCGCCTGCAAATTCTCATCGCCATTGTCGTGATGGCGGTGCTGCTGTTCCTGTTCGACAGGATGTGGCGGCCATGGTTCTCGATCATTCTGCTGCTGGTGGCATGCTGGCAGTTCTACCGGATTTATCCGTACACCCCGCTTGCTCCTGAAGAAGTGGCGATGAGTACGCCGCGCGAAGCCAAGGCCGATGGTTGCTTCAAGGCATTGACCTTCAATGTCCTCCAGAAAAACCGCGATTACGAACCAACATTGGAGATGCTGCGGCGCGAAGATGCGGATGTGCTGCTGCTTCTCGAGACCGACCAGAAATGGGCCGATGCGTTGGCACCAGTGCTGGATGGCTATTCGACCGTCGTGCGCCAACCGCTCGACAATACCTACGGATTGATCTTTGCCAGCAGGCTCCCGGCAAGCGAGGCCCGCGTCACCGATCTTGCGCAGAAGGACACCCCGAGCGCATTCGCGACGCTATCTGCAGGTGGACGCAATTTCAAACTGATCGGTCTGCACCCGCGCCCGCCGCATATGGGACAGGACACCGAAGAACGTGACGCGGAAATCGTTATGGCCGCACGGCACGCGGCAGATTCCAATATGCCCGCTATGGCGATTGGCGATTTTAACGACGTCGCATGGTCGGACACGTCGATCCTGTTCAAGTCGATTGGCAGGTTCCTCGATCCACGCATCGGGCGTGGCACCTATGCGACGTTCCCTGCCGACAAGACGTGGCTGGGCTGGCCGCTTGACCATCTTTTCGTGACTGAGGAGTTCCTGATCACCGAGCTCAAAGTGCTGGAGAATGTCGGTTCCGATCACAGGCCGATTGCGAGTACGATGTGCCTCTCTCCGGGTCCAGCGATCGCGCGAAACGAGCAGCCGGAGGCGCCGACTGAAGAAGACCAGAGCGAAGCAGAGGATGTAATGGAAGAATACCGCGAGGACACAAAGCAGGATGCGGTCGAGGGTGAGTAA